A genomic stretch from Engraulis encrasicolus isolate BLACKSEA-1 chromosome 10, IST_EnEncr_1.0, whole genome shotgun sequence includes:
- the LOC134457588 gene encoding sperm microtubule inner protein 11-like — protein MAFFGVTNCGYQNPIRDRMLSKNTEGPGSVLALPPICPARRPSCSDTCTVYNQPQTLPYSSDLHRGSHLGYREMLKRHKTPRSPNQVYVMPMTDIQHYGWLLPNSDQWRRIRRFPRRHSEMTRFVMDMSMTNREFSLF, from the exons ATGGCATTTTTCGGCGTGACTAACTGTGGATACCAAAATCCTATTAGGGATCGAATGCTATCTAAAAACACCGAAG GTCCTGGCAGTGTGCTGGCATTGCCCCCTATCTGCCCCGCGAGGAGACCATCCTGCAGCGACACATGCACTGTCTACAACCAGCCCCAGACTCTCCCCTACAGCTCCGACCTGCACCGGGGCAGCCATCTGGGCTACAGGGAAATGCTGAAACGTCACAAGACACCGAGAT CTCCTAATCAGGTGTATGTAATGCCCATGACTGACATCCAACATTACGGATGGCTGTTGCCCAATTCTGACCAGTGGAGAAGGATTCGCAGGTTCCCCCGCAGGCACAGTGAGATGACCAG ATTCGTCATGGATATGTCAATGACTAACCGGGAGTTCAGCTTGTTTTGA